A DNA window from Trichomycterus rosablanca isolate fTriRos1 chromosome 9, fTriRos1.hap1, whole genome shotgun sequence contains the following coding sequences:
- the col10a1b gene encoding collagen alpha-1(X) chain — protein MDLRVAGVLALLVALAGATPDRYYHSKKGPSYPVKGQEISGAPGMPGEPGPQGPPGPPGPPGMSAMGHQGPRGPPGPAGPTSYCAPGKSGSPGMPGKPGDSGMPGERGHTGPVGPQGARGAPGSSGSPGPAGYSAPGKPGPHGLPGGMGPRGESGTKGQPGAPGLPGPKGETGHGLPGSAGAPGSMGPMGPAGQPGQPGIGKPGPSGYPGEPGKPGMPGREGAPGPMGAQGPKGHAGAPGIGASGKPGQNGAPGMPGPMGHKGLPGPAGQPGAPGLSGAGKPGPAGLPGHQGAPGAPGGPGHKGEPGPTGFTGATGAPGPVGPTGAQGHKGFPGEQGAPGPKGDTGMIGAPGGKGQKGDQGAQGFSGKPGTPGAAGPPGSTGATGYQGPKGERGYSGQPGTPGAAGQQGMKGHTGPQGMPGSRGENGSPGPRGPSAPSGQTGAPGPKGITGPPGPPGPAGIMTKGMSGPQGPPGITGARGQDGRPGPAGSPGQPGPPGEMIYLNEKSMPIKSEVMPVSHELMKPPMSAFTALLTRAYPSAGTPIAFNQIVYNGENHYDPHSGVFTCQVPGFYYFAFHMHVNGANALVALYKNSEPVLFSYDEYNKGFLDQMSGSTVLMLHTGDTVYVQVPDDQSNGIYADDNVHCSFSGFLIAST, from the exons ATGGATCTTCGTGTGGCGGGTGTTCTCGCCCTGCTGGTGGCGCTAGCCGGAGCAACGCCTGACCGATACTACCACTCCAAAAAAGGCCCGTCATATCCAGTAAAAGGCCAGG aaaTTTCAGGTGCACCAGGTATGCCAGGTGAGCCAGGACCTCAGGGTCCTCCCGGCCCCCCTGGTCCCCCTGGAATGAGTGCTATGGGTCACCAAGGACCAAGAGGACCACCCGGACCCGCTGGCCCCACCAGTTATTGTGCTCCTGGAAAGTCTGGTAGCCCTGGAATGCCTGGAAAACCAGGTGACAGTGGAATGCCAGGAGAACGAGGACATACTGGACCCGTAGGACCCCAGGGAGCGAGAGGAGCCCCGGGATCGTCCGGCAGCCCAGGACCTGCTGGTTATTCTGCCCCTGGAAAGCCTGGACCTCATGGTCTGCCAGGTGGAATGGGACCCCGAGGAGAGTCCGGCACAAAAGGACAACCAGGTGCCCCTGGTCTGCCCGGTCCAAAAGGTGAAACGGGTCACGGTTTGCCAGGAAGTGCTGGTGCGCCTGGTTCGATGGGTCCTATGGGCCCTGCAGGTCAGCCTGGTCAACCTGGAATTGGCAAGCCTGGTCCATCTGGATACCCTGGAGAACCTGGAAAACCAGGTATGCCAGGTAGGGAGGGAGCTCCAGGTCCCATGGGTGCACAAGGTCCAAAGGGTCATGCTGGAGCTCCAGGTATCGGTGCCTCAGGTAAACCAGGTCAGAATGGTGCTCCAGGTATGCCCGGCCCAATGGGACACAAAGGTCTTCCAGGACCAGCTGGACAGCCTGGTGCTCCTGGTCTTTCAGGTGCTGGTAAACCCGGACCAGCCGGACTTCCCGGACACCAAGGTGCACCTGGTGCTCCTGGAGGCCCAGGACATAAAGGAGAGCCAGGTCCCACTGGTTTTACAGGTGCTACAGGTGCTCCCGGGCCTGTGGGCCCAACTGGTGCTCAGGGTCATAAGGGATTTCCAGGTGAGCAAGGTGCACCGGGACCTAAAGGTGATACAGGTATGATTGGGGCACCTGGTGGAAAGGGACAAAAGGGAGATCAGGGAGCACAGGGATTCTCTGGAAAACCAGGTACGCCTGGTGCAGCTGGTCCACCAGGTTCTACTGGAGCTACGGGATATCAGGGTCCAAAAGGTGAGAGAGGATACTCAGGACAACCAGGAACTCCTGGAGCCGCTGGGCAACAGGGCATGAAGGGCCACACTGGCCCACAGGGCATGCCAGGAAGCAGAGGAGAAAATGGCTCTCCAGGACCTAGAGGTCCATCTGCACCTTCAGGGCAAACTGGAGCTCCAGGTCCCAAAGGTATCACTGGTCCACCTGGACCTCCCGGCCCTGCAGGAATCATGACCAAAGGCATGTCTGGCCCACAGGGTCCTCCCGGAATCACTGGTGCCAGAGGTCAGGACGGTCGCCCAGGCCCGGCCGGATCCCCCGGCCAACCCGGTCCACCAGGCGAGATGATTTACCTCAACGAGAAGAGCATGCCCATCAAATCTGAAGTGATGCCCGTCAGTCATGAGCTGATGAAGCCGCCCATGTCAGCCTTCACGGCTCTGCTGACCAGAGCGTACCCCAGCGCAGGAACCCCGATCGCCTTCAACCAGATCGTGTACAACGGGGAGAACCACTACGACCCTCACTCCGGAGTCTTCACCTGCCAGGTTCCAGGATTTTACTACTTCGCCTTCCACATGCACGTCAACGGCGCAAACGCCCTGGTGGCTCTTTACAAAAACAGTGAGCCGGTTCTGTTCTCATACGACGAGTACAACAAGGGCTTCCTGGATCAGATGTCAGGTAGCACCGTGCTCATGCTGCACACGGGCGATACCGTCTACGTCCAGGTACCCGACGACCAGTCCAACGGCATCTACGCCGACGATAACGTCCACTGTTCCTTCTCTGGGTTCCTGATCGCCTCCACGTGA